A section of the Balearica regulorum gibbericeps isolate bBalReg1 chromosome 6, bBalReg1.pri, whole genome shotgun sequence genome encodes:
- the CFLAR gene encoding CASP8 and FADD-like apoptosis regulator isoform X2, giving the protein MTRCQVPAVLIHQIEQELDKEEEEMMVFLCRDLAPDLATVNLRELLLALNEREKLSFLGLSELLYRVKRFDLLRRILKTEKATVEANLARSFRLVPDYRVLMVEINENLEKEEVKSLVFLLRDYVPRMKMAKDKSFLALVIDLEKLNLVAPNQLDLVENCFKNIHRIDLIRKIQKYKHEALMSSVHSQPLYVNALQASLPNLSLIDRPYNSGIQNVNKEKTQNGQGLILAEPVHMSIQESGPVSHKVFDDQYRMQSQPLGICLIIDCIGNDTDMLEETFRALGYDVHCHRYLNMNTMNQTLREVARLQKHRNCDSFICILVSRGSPQSIFCTDHTSSGFPLEQIKKYFTADSCPELLGKPKLFFIQSYIVPENEQECTSLLEVDGNDERIISNAKIPWKVTIPHVADIFWSQCKVDVSALEKSPSSSSYYLCCLAELLRNPHKRLKDKYTRCWNDGTER; this is encoded by the exons ATGACCAGGTGCCAAGTGCCAGCTGTCCTTATTCACCAGATTGAACAAGAATTGgataaagaagaagaagagatgATGGTTTTCCTATGCCGAGATCTTGCTCCTGACTTGGCCACTGTCAACCTTAGAGAGCTCTTGTTGGCTTTGAATGAGAGggaaaaattgtcttttcttgGCTTGTCTGAGCTGTTGTACAGAGTTAAGAGGTTTGACTTGCTGAGGAGGATCTTGAAGACTGAGAAAGCAACAGTGGAAGCTAACCTTGCCAGGAGTTTCAGACTTGTCCCTGATTACAG GGTGCTAATGGTAGAGATTAATGAGaatctggaaaaagaagaagtGAAGTCTCTTGTTTTTCTACTCAGAGATTATGTACCTCGtatgaaaatggcaaaagatAAG AGTTTTCTTGCTCTTGTGATTGACCTGGAGAAACTAAATTTGGTGGCTCCTAATCAGCTGGATTTGgtagaaaattgttttaaaaatattcacaggaTAGACCTGATTAGGAAGATTCAGAAGTACAAACATGAAG ctttaatGTCCTCCGTTCATTCTCAGCCATTATATGTAAATGCACTTCAGGCATCTCTCCCTAATCTCAGTCTGATTGATCGTCCTTATAATTCAGGG atCCAGAatgtgaacaaagaaaaaacacaaaatggaCAAGGTCTTATTCTGG CGGAACCAGTCCACATGTCCATTCAGGAATCAGGACCAGTGTCACATAAG GTGTTTGATGATCAGTACAGAATGCAAAGTCAACCTTTAGGAATATGCCTGATAATAGACTGCATTGGTAATGACACAG ATATGTTGGAAGAGACCTTCAGAGCCTTAGGCTATGACGTTCATTGTCacagatatttaaatatgaacACCATGAATCAAACATTGCGTGAAGTTGCAAGGttgcagaagcacagaaattgTGATAGCTTCATTTGCATATTGGTCAGCCGTGGAAGTCCTCAGAGCATCTTCTGTACAGACCATACCTCTTCTGGATTCCCTTTggaacaaataaagaaatactttacagCAGACTCATGTCCTGAACTCCTAGGAAAACCgaagcttttttttattcagagctACATTGTGCCAGAAAATGAGCAAGAATGTACTAGTCTGTTGGAAGTAGATGGGAACGATGAGAGAATCATTTCTAATGCAAAAATCCCTTGGAAAGTCACCATCCCCCACGTAGCAGACATCTTTTGGAGTCAGTGCAAGGTGGATGTGTCTGCACTAGAAAAATCTCCAAGTTCATCTTCATATTATCTGTGTTGTCTGGCTGAGCTACTCCGCAATCCTCATAAAAG GTTAAAAGACAAGTATACCAGATGCTGGAATGATGGCACAGAAAGGTAG
- the CFLAR gene encoding CASP8 and FADD-like apoptosis regulator isoform X1, which produces MTRCQVPAVLIHQIEQELDKEEEEMMVFLCRDLAPDLATVNLRELLLALNEREKLSFLGLSELLYRVKRFDLLRRILKTEKATVEANLARSFRLVPDYRVLMVEINENLEKEEVKSLVFLLRDYVPRMKMAKDKSFLALVIDLEKLNLVAPNQLDLVENCFKNIHRIDLIRKIQKYKHEALMSSVHSQPLYVNALQASLPNLSLIDRPYNSGIQNVNKEKTQNGQGLILAEPVHMSIQESGPVSHKVFDDQYRMQSQPLGICLIIDCIGNDTDMLEETFRALGYDVHCHRYLNMNTMNQTLREVARLQKHRNCDSFICILVSRGSPQSIFCTDHTSSGFPLEQIKKYFTADSCPELLGKPKLFFIQSYIVPENEQECTSLLEVDGNDERIISNAKIPWKVTIPHVADIFWSQCKVDVSALEKSPSSSSYYLCCLAELLRNPHKRKLSILDIHTELNRKVYEWNKTTDPRQQYSLLLQHTLRKKLFFSPT; this is translated from the exons ATGACCAGGTGCCAAGTGCCAGCTGTCCTTATTCACCAGATTGAACAAGAATTGgataaagaagaagaagagatgATGGTTTTCCTATGCCGAGATCTTGCTCCTGACTTGGCCACTGTCAACCTTAGAGAGCTCTTGTTGGCTTTGAATGAGAGggaaaaattgtcttttcttgGCTTGTCTGAGCTGTTGTACAGAGTTAAGAGGTTTGACTTGCTGAGGAGGATCTTGAAGACTGAGAAAGCAACAGTGGAAGCTAACCTTGCCAGGAGTTTCAGACTTGTCCCTGATTACAG GGTGCTAATGGTAGAGATTAATGAGaatctggaaaaagaagaagtGAAGTCTCTTGTTTTTCTACTCAGAGATTATGTACCTCGtatgaaaatggcaaaagatAAG AGTTTTCTTGCTCTTGTGATTGACCTGGAGAAACTAAATTTGGTGGCTCCTAATCAGCTGGATTTGgtagaaaattgttttaaaaatattcacaggaTAGACCTGATTAGGAAGATTCAGAAGTACAAACATGAAG ctttaatGTCCTCCGTTCATTCTCAGCCATTATATGTAAATGCACTTCAGGCATCTCTCCCTAATCTCAGTCTGATTGATCGTCCTTATAATTCAGGG atCCAGAatgtgaacaaagaaaaaacacaaaatggaCAAGGTCTTATTCTGG CGGAACCAGTCCACATGTCCATTCAGGAATCAGGACCAGTGTCACATAAG GTGTTTGATGATCAGTACAGAATGCAAAGTCAACCTTTAGGAATATGCCTGATAATAGACTGCATTGGTAATGACACAG ATATGTTGGAAGAGACCTTCAGAGCCTTAGGCTATGACGTTCATTGTCacagatatttaaatatgaacACCATGAATCAAACATTGCGTGAAGTTGCAAGGttgcagaagcacagaaattgTGATAGCTTCATTTGCATATTGGTCAGCCGTGGAAGTCCTCAGAGCATCTTCTGTACAGACCATACCTCTTCTGGATTCCCTTTggaacaaataaagaaatactttacagCAGACTCATGTCCTGAACTCCTAGGAAAACCgaagcttttttttattcagagctACATTGTGCCAGAAAATGAGCAAGAATGTACTAGTCTGTTGGAAGTAGATGGGAACGATGAGAGAATCATTTCTAATGCAAAAATCCCTTGGAAAGTCACCATCCCCCACGTAGCAGACATCTTTTGGAGTCAGTGCAAGGTGGATGTGTCTGCACTAGAAAAATCTCCAAGTTCATCTTCATATTATCTGTGTTGTCTGGCTGAGCTACTCCGCAATCCTCATAAAAG GAAACTGTCTATATTGGATATCCATACGGAACTGAACAGAAAAGTCTATGAATGGAATAAGACCACCGACCCAAGGCAACAATACTCACTTCTGCTCCAGCACACACTgaggaagaaactttttttttctcccacttaa
- the CFLAR gene encoding CASP8 and FADD-like apoptosis regulator isoform X3 yields the protein MSSVHSQPLYVNALQASLPNLSLIDRPYNSGIQNVNKEKTQNGQGLILAEPVHMSIQESGPVSHKVFDDQYRMQSQPLGICLIIDCIGNDTDMLEETFRALGYDVHCHRYLNMNTMNQTLREVARLQKHRNCDSFICILVSRGSPQSIFCTDHTSSGFPLEQIKKYFTADSCPELLGKPKLFFIQSYIVPENEQECTSLLEVDGNDERIISNAKIPWKVTIPHVADIFWSQCKVDVSALEKSPSSSSYYLCCLAELLRNPHKRKLSILDIHTELNRKVYEWNKTTDPRQQYSLLLQHTLRKKLFFSPT from the exons atGTCCTCCGTTCATTCTCAGCCATTATATGTAAATGCACTTCAGGCATCTCTCCCTAATCTCAGTCTGATTGATCGTCCTTATAATTCAGGG atCCAGAatgtgaacaaagaaaaaacacaaaatggaCAAGGTCTTATTCTGG CGGAACCAGTCCACATGTCCATTCAGGAATCAGGACCAGTGTCACATAAG GTGTTTGATGATCAGTACAGAATGCAAAGTCAACCTTTAGGAATATGCCTGATAATAGACTGCATTGGTAATGACACAG ATATGTTGGAAGAGACCTTCAGAGCCTTAGGCTATGACGTTCATTGTCacagatatttaaatatgaacACCATGAATCAAACATTGCGTGAAGTTGCAAGGttgcagaagcacagaaattgTGATAGCTTCATTTGCATATTGGTCAGCCGTGGAAGTCCTCAGAGCATCTTCTGTACAGACCATACCTCTTCTGGATTCCCTTTggaacaaataaagaaatactttacagCAGACTCATGTCCTGAACTCCTAGGAAAACCgaagcttttttttattcagagctACATTGTGCCAGAAAATGAGCAAGAATGTACTAGTCTGTTGGAAGTAGATGGGAACGATGAGAGAATCATTTCTAATGCAAAAATCCCTTGGAAAGTCACCATCCCCCACGTAGCAGACATCTTTTGGAGTCAGTGCAAGGTGGATGTGTCTGCACTAGAAAAATCTCCAAGTTCATCTTCATATTATCTGTGTTGTCTGGCTGAGCTACTCCGCAATCCTCATAAAAG GAAACTGTCTATATTGGATATCCATACGGAACTGAACAGAAAAGTCTATGAATGGAATAAGACCACCGACCCAAGGCAACAATACTCACTTCTGCTCCAGCACACACTgaggaagaaactttttttttctcccacttaa
- the CFLAR gene encoding CASP8 and FADD-like apoptosis regulator isoform X4, whose protein sequence is MDKVLFWVFDDQYRMQSQPLGICLIIDCIGNDTDMLEETFRALGYDVHCHRYLNMNTMNQTLREVARLQKHRNCDSFICILVSRGSPQSIFCTDHTSSGFPLEQIKKYFTADSCPELLGKPKLFFIQSYIVPENEQECTSLLEVDGNDERIISNAKIPWKVTIPHVADIFWSQCKVDVSALEKSPSSSSYYLCCLAELLRNPHKRKLSILDIHTELNRKVYEWNKTTDPRQQYSLLLQHTLRKKLFFSPT, encoded by the exons atggaCAAGGTCTTATTCTGG GTGTTTGATGATCAGTACAGAATGCAAAGTCAACCTTTAGGAATATGCCTGATAATAGACTGCATTGGTAATGACACAG ATATGTTGGAAGAGACCTTCAGAGCCTTAGGCTATGACGTTCATTGTCacagatatttaaatatgaacACCATGAATCAAACATTGCGTGAAGTTGCAAGGttgcagaagcacagaaattgTGATAGCTTCATTTGCATATTGGTCAGCCGTGGAAGTCCTCAGAGCATCTTCTGTACAGACCATACCTCTTCTGGATTCCCTTTggaacaaataaagaaatactttacagCAGACTCATGTCCTGAACTCCTAGGAAAACCgaagcttttttttattcagagctACATTGTGCCAGAAAATGAGCAAGAATGTACTAGTCTGTTGGAAGTAGATGGGAACGATGAGAGAATCATTTCTAATGCAAAAATCCCTTGGAAAGTCACCATCCCCCACGTAGCAGACATCTTTTGGAGTCAGTGCAAGGTGGATGTGTCTGCACTAGAAAAATCTCCAAGTTCATCTTCATATTATCTGTGTTGTCTGGCTGAGCTACTCCGCAATCCTCATAAAAG GAAACTGTCTATATTGGATATCCATACGGAACTGAACAGAAAAGTCTATGAATGGAATAAGACCACCGACCCAAGGCAACAATACTCACTTCTGCTCCAGCACACACTgaggaagaaactttttttttctcccacttaa
- the CASP10 gene encoding caspase-10 isoform X1, giving the protein MRSAERCPQRSCRERGRGRNSRKRETVGSSNMEDDVSLKFRQQLLLIDENLVSEDVAALKFLCTDLLPFRKLEGVKSAVDIFQLLMAEEYLNEEDTFLLAELLYRIKCHSLLNKLGYTKEKVQECLHEKGRVSPYRQMLYELSENITDEMLKDIIFLLQNCLPKRRITLSALELLILLEKQGLLTENNVQMLEEVCMNVSPDLLETVNCYKRAKVSLPQQENSVPVKESSLSHTGHIRVFSSPQETSIKPVNSNINDYKAANLLQWSPEMKLELSGEFSNIENESKKMTSYKMDGPQQRVCLVINNVNFERSLQERKGSCKDAEELRRVFTWLGLDVRTYTDLTAQEIKELMRTWQCWQDHKDRDCFICCILSHGESGAIYGKDEELVSIRMIMSHFTAKQCPQLAEKPKLFFIQACQGKDIQCPVYVEADAQIPDLSSMQQNISPSESIPEEADFLLGMATIDGYVSFRHVQQGTWYIQALCSKLQLLVPRGEDILSILTEVNEDVGRRVDRLGTKKQMPQPAYTLRRKFIFPIPRDPPPSQQH; this is encoded by the exons ATGAGAAGTGCTGAGCGCTGCCCCCAGAGAAGCTGCCGGGAGAGGGGACGGGGTCGGAATTCACGTAAGAG AGAGACTGTTGGTTCTAGCAACATGGAGGATGATGTCAGCTTGAAGTTCCGTCAGCAGCTTCTCCTTATTGATGAAAATCTGGTGTCTGAAGATGTAGCAGCTTTAAAATTTCTCTGTACTGACTTGCTCCCCTTCAGAAAACTAGAAGGTGTGAAGTCAGCAGTGGACatctttcagcttctcatggCTGAAGAATATCTGAATGAGGAAGATACTTTCCTACTAGCTGAACTCTTATACAGAATTAAATGTCACTCCTTGCTCAATAAACTTGGTTATACCAAGGAGAAAGTGCAAGAATGCCTGCATGAAAAGGGAAGAGTGTCTCCATATAG GCAGATGCTGTATGAATTGTCAGAGAACATTACTGATGAGATGTTGAAGGATATCATATTCCTCCTGCAAAACTGTCTTCCAAAGCGACGGATAACTCTT TCTGCTCTGGAATTGCTGATTTTATTGGAAAAACAAGGCCTTTTAACTGAAAACAATGTACAGATGCTGGAAGAAGTCTGTATGAATGTTTCACCTGATCTCCTGGAAACAGTAAACTGCTACAAAAGGGCAAAAG TGTCTCTGCCTCAGCAGGAGAACAGTGTGCCAGTCAAGGAATCTTCACTGTCTCACACTGGACACATCAGAGTATTCTCTTCCCCACAG GAGACCTCAATCAAACCTGTCAATTCTAATATCAATG attaCAAAGCAGCTAATCTTTTACAATGGTCCCCTGAAATGAAGCTGGAGCTGTCTGGAGAATTCAGCAATATAGAAAATGAATCCAAG AAAATGACAAGCTACAAAATGGATGGACCGCAACAGAGGGTTTGTCTTGTTATTAATAATGTTAACTTTGAAAGGTCTCTTCAGGAGAGGAAGGGTTCTTGCAAAGATGCTG agGAACTGAGGCGAGTATTCACATGGCTTGGTCTGGATGTGAGGACCTACACAGATCTGACGGCTCAGGAGATTAAAGAACTCATGCGAACTTGGCAGTGTTGGCAAGATCACAAAGACAGGGACTGTTTTATATGTTGTATTCTATCTCATGGAGAGTCAGGAGCAATCTATGGGAAAGATGAGGAACTTGTATCAATCCGCATGATCATGTCCCACTTCACTGCCAAACAATGTCCACAGCTGGCTGAAAAACCCAAACTCTTCTTTATCCAAGCATGCCAGGGTAAAGACATACAGTGTCCTGTCTATGTTGAAGCTGATGCACAAATTCCTGACTTGTCTTCCATGCAACAGAACATTTCTCCTTCTGAAAGTATTCCTGAAGAGGCTGATTTCCTCCTAGGCATGGCCACAATTGACGGATATGTCTCTTTCCGGCACGTTCAACAGGGTACTTGGTATATTCAGGCCCTGTGCAGCAAGCTACAGTTGTTGGTACCAAG GGGTGAAGATATTTTGTCAATTCTTACAGAAGTTAATGAAGATGTGGGCAGACGTGTTGACCGCTTGGGGACAAAGAAGCAGATGCCCCAACCAGCATATAccttaagaagaaaatttatatttCCCATACCTAGAGACCCTCCTCCTTCACAGCAACATtga
- the CASP10 gene encoding caspase-10 isoform X2, translating into MEDDVSLKFRQQLLLIDENLVSEDVAALKFLCTDLLPFRKLEGVKSAVDIFQLLMAEEYLNEEDTFLLAELLYRIKCHSLLNKLGYTKEKVQECLHEKGRVSPYRQMLYELSENITDEMLKDIIFLLQNCLPKRRITLSALELLILLEKQGLLTENNVQMLEEVCMNVSPDLLETVNCYKRAKVSLPQQENSVPVKESSLSHTGHIRVFSSPQETSIKPVNSNINDYKAANLLQWSPEMKLELSGEFSNIENESKKMTSYKMDGPQQRVCLVINNVNFERSLQERKGSCKDAEELRRVFTWLGLDVRTYTDLTAQEIKELMRTWQCWQDHKDRDCFICCILSHGESGAIYGKDEELVSIRMIMSHFTAKQCPQLAEKPKLFFIQACQGKDIQCPVYVEADAQIPDLSSMQQNISPSESIPEEADFLLGMATIDGYVSFRHVQQGTWYIQALCSKLQLLVPRGEDILSILTEVNEDVGRRVDRLGTKKQMPQPAYTLRRKFIFPIPRDPPPSQQH; encoded by the exons ATGGAGGATGATGTCAGCTTGAAGTTCCGTCAGCAGCTTCTCCTTATTGATGAAAATCTGGTGTCTGAAGATGTAGCAGCTTTAAAATTTCTCTGTACTGACTTGCTCCCCTTCAGAAAACTAGAAGGTGTGAAGTCAGCAGTGGACatctttcagcttctcatggCTGAAGAATATCTGAATGAGGAAGATACTTTCCTACTAGCTGAACTCTTATACAGAATTAAATGTCACTCCTTGCTCAATAAACTTGGTTATACCAAGGAGAAAGTGCAAGAATGCCTGCATGAAAAGGGAAGAGTGTCTCCATATAG GCAGATGCTGTATGAATTGTCAGAGAACATTACTGATGAGATGTTGAAGGATATCATATTCCTCCTGCAAAACTGTCTTCCAAAGCGACGGATAACTCTT TCTGCTCTGGAATTGCTGATTTTATTGGAAAAACAAGGCCTTTTAACTGAAAACAATGTACAGATGCTGGAAGAAGTCTGTATGAATGTTTCACCTGATCTCCTGGAAACAGTAAACTGCTACAAAAGGGCAAAAG TGTCTCTGCCTCAGCAGGAGAACAGTGTGCCAGTCAAGGAATCTTCACTGTCTCACACTGGACACATCAGAGTATTCTCTTCCCCACAG GAGACCTCAATCAAACCTGTCAATTCTAATATCAATG attaCAAAGCAGCTAATCTTTTACAATGGTCCCCTGAAATGAAGCTGGAGCTGTCTGGAGAATTCAGCAATATAGAAAATGAATCCAAG AAAATGACAAGCTACAAAATGGATGGACCGCAACAGAGGGTTTGTCTTGTTATTAATAATGTTAACTTTGAAAGGTCTCTTCAGGAGAGGAAGGGTTCTTGCAAAGATGCTG agGAACTGAGGCGAGTATTCACATGGCTTGGTCTGGATGTGAGGACCTACACAGATCTGACGGCTCAGGAGATTAAAGAACTCATGCGAACTTGGCAGTGTTGGCAAGATCACAAAGACAGGGACTGTTTTATATGTTGTATTCTATCTCATGGAGAGTCAGGAGCAATCTATGGGAAAGATGAGGAACTTGTATCAATCCGCATGATCATGTCCCACTTCACTGCCAAACAATGTCCACAGCTGGCTGAAAAACCCAAACTCTTCTTTATCCAAGCATGCCAGGGTAAAGACATACAGTGTCCTGTCTATGTTGAAGCTGATGCACAAATTCCTGACTTGTCTTCCATGCAACAGAACATTTCTCCTTCTGAAAGTATTCCTGAAGAGGCTGATTTCCTCCTAGGCATGGCCACAATTGACGGATATGTCTCTTTCCGGCACGTTCAACAGGGTACTTGGTATATTCAGGCCCTGTGCAGCAAGCTACAGTTGTTGGTACCAAG GGGTGAAGATATTTTGTCAATTCTTACAGAAGTTAATGAAGATGTGGGCAGACGTGTTGACCGCTTGGGGACAAAGAAGCAGATGCCCCAACCAGCATATAccttaagaagaaaatttatatttCCCATACCTAGAGACCCTCCTCCTTCACAGCAACATtga